Proteins encoded within one genomic window of Pygocentrus nattereri isolate fPygNat1 chromosome 7, fPygNat1.pri, whole genome shotgun sequence:
- the serpini1 gene encoding neuroserpin yields the protein MLVLSLVPLLLLCESSCRAADVPEDVTAEFSVRLYHQLQMVGGEDNIIFSPLSVALALGMVELGARGSSLQEIRQAVGYSHFREDEEFSMLRNVTQALSVDEAQYIIRLANSLFLQTGVHFSSEFLRLMKQYFHADAETVDFSESAAVAQHINTWVQNHTESKIYDLVSADDFSSVTRITLVNAVYFRGSWKNQFRPENTRTFSFSKDDGSEVQTLMMYQQGDFYYGEFSDGSAEAGGVYQVLEMPYEGEDLSMMIVLPRQEVPLATLEPIIRPQLLDEWANNVKKQKVEVYLPRFKVEQKIDLKDTLQQLGIKNIFTKDADLSAMTAERADGSDLFIGKAVQKSYLEVTEEGAEGAAGSGMIALTRTLVLYPQVMADHPFFFVIRNRRTGSLLFMGRVMNPEVVDPFDQDLDSADTQV from the exons ATGTTAGTGCTCAGTCTGGTGCCGTTGCTGTTGCTATGTGAAAGCAGTTGCCGGGCGGCGGACGTTCCTGAGGATGTGACGGCGGAGTTTTCGGTCAGACTGTACCACCAGCTGCAGATGGTCGGGGGGGAGGACAACATTATTTTCTCCCCACTGAGCGTGGCCCTGGCGCTGGGTATGGTGGAGCTAGGAGCCAGGGGGTCTTCCCTGCAGGAGATCAGACAGGCTGTGGGGTATAGCCACTTCAGAGAAG ATGAAGAGTTCTCCATGCTGAGGAACGTGACCCAGGCTTTGTCTGTGGATGAAGCGCAGTACATCATTCGTCTGGCCAACTCCCTTTTCCTGCAGACGGGGGTGCACTTCAGCTCCGAGTTCCTCCGCCTCATGAAGCAGTATTTCCATGCTGATGCGGAGACGGTGGATTTCAGCGAGTCAGCAGCTGTGGCCCAGCACATCAACACCTGGGTCCAGAACCACACAGAGA GTAAGATCTATGACCTGGTGTCAGCCGATGACTTCAGTAGCGTGACTAGGATTACTCTGGTCAATGCTGTGTACTTCAGGGGCAGCTGGAAGAACCAGTTTCGACCAGAAAACACCAGAACTTTCTCCTTCAGCAAGGACGATGGCAGCGAGGTGCAGACACTGATGATGTATCAGCAGGGAGACTTCTACTACG GCGAGTTCAGTGATGGTTCTGCAGAGGCGGGTGGCGTGTACCAGGTTCTGGAGATGCCGTATGAAGGAGAGGACCTAAGTATGATGATTGTTCTGCCCAGACAAGAGGTTCCTCTGGCCACGCTGGAGCCCATCATCAGGCCACAGCTGCTGGACGAGTGGGCCAACAACGTCAAGAAGCAGAAGGTGGAGGTTTACCTGCCCAG GTTTAAAGTCGAGCAGAAGATTGACCTGAAAGACACACTGCAGCAACTGGGCATCAAAAACATCTTCACTAAAGACGCTGACCTCTCAGCCATGACTGCAGAGAGAGCAG ATGGCAGTGATCTGTTTATCGGTAAAGCAGTGCAGAAGTCGTATCTGGAGGTGACGGAAGAGGGAGCAGAGGGAGCAGCAGGATCAG GGATGATTGCTTTGACCAGGACATTGGTGCTGTACCCTCAGGTCATGGCTGACCATCCCTTCTTTTTCGTCATCAGAAACAGGAGAACAG GATCTCTTCTTTTCATGGGCAGAGTGATGAACCCTGAAGTCGTCGATCCTTTTGACCAAGATTTGGATTCTGCTGATACACAAGTTTAA